From the Ctenopharyngodon idella isolate HZGC_01 chromosome 3, HZGC01, whole genome shotgun sequence genome, one window contains:
- the grapa gene encoding GRB2 related adaptor protein a, with the protein MEAVALYNFCATESDELSFQKGDVLKITNMEDDPNWYTAELANRKGYVPKNYISVRPHTWFAGRISRHVAENRLRQQECGSFLVRESESAPGEFSMSVSYGDHVQHFKVLKDRDGYYFVWEEIFPSLNQLVDFYKTNSIAKERTVFLRDTEHTLKRPHHAHALFDFNPEHNTQLHFLRGDIIDLLDCSDSQRWKGRCRGCVGFFPPEYVQPIYH; encoded by the exons ATGGAAGCAGTTGCTCTTTACAACTTTTGTGCAACGGAAAGTGACGAGCTTAGCTTTCAGAAGGGAGATGTACTCAAG ATCACTAATATGGAAGATGATCCTAACTGGTACACAGCAGAGTTGGCGAACAGGAAGGGCTACGTACCTAAAAACTATATCAGCGTCAGGCCACACAC ATGGTTTGCGGGCCGTATCTCCAGACACGTGGCCGAGAATCGACTGCGCCAGCAGGAATGTGGAAGCTTCTTAGTTAGAGAAAGTGAGAGTGCGCCTGGAGAGTTCTCTATGTCAGTGAG CTATGGGGATCACGTACAGCATTTCAAGGTGTTAAAGGATAGAGATGGGTATTACTTTGTTTGGGAGGAGATCTTCCCTTCCTTAAATCAGCTTGTGGACTTCTACAAGACCAACAGCATTGCAAAAGAAAGGACTGTGTTTCTGAGGGATACAGAACATACACTAAAG AGGCCCCATCATGCACATGCCCTGTTTGACTTCAATCCAGAGCACAACACCCAGCTGCACTTCCTGCGGGGTGATATCATAGACCTGCTGGACTGCTCAGATTCTCAACGCTGGAAAGGTCGTTGCCGTGGATGTGTGGGCTTTTTCCCCCCTGAGTACGTCCAGCCCATCTATCACTGA